In the genome of Micromonospora sp. Llam0, the window ACTCCTGGATCAGTGACCAGACGGTGGCGCGGTCGGATCGGGTGAGGCGGCGTCCTCGTCCGGAGCGGCGCGCGGAGAAGTACTCCTCGCGGGTTCGGATGTTCTGGGCGAGCACGACCTGTTCCCATTCGCTGATCAGAAAGGGCCTGTCAAAAGAGCCGTTCGTGGACAGCCCTGTGATGACGTCGTTCCATCGGGCGGCGATGGCCGCGTCGCCGAGGATTTCCACGTTGACCCACTGGGATTCGGCGTCGTTGCGGAGGACGTCGCGGACCAATTTGTCGATGTTGAGTACGTCGACCTTGGCGGTCAGGTCTGGTCCGCCGAGGTCGTCGAGAAGCCGGTGCAGCAGGTCGGAAAGCGCGTTCGTGTAGGTCGTCAGGAGGATCTTCCGGCCGGCCCCTGAGGGGATGTCGGCGGCTAGGGCCTTGACCCGGTGCAGGGCGACGACGGTCTTGCCGGTACCTGGTCCGCCGGAGACGCGGGCCGGACCGTTGTAGGGCTTGGCGCGGTAGGCCAGCCGGCGTTGCTGGGGGTGCAGGAAGATCCGCCATTCGGACATGGGTTTGAGGAGCATCCGCTCCAGTTCCTCGGAGTCGTCGGTGACGACGGCGAAGGATTCGCGGGTGGCGGGTCGCTCGGTGGCCGCGGCCACGTCGTCGGGGTCGACCGTGTCGTCGGCCTCGGATTGGGTGACGATGTCCGCCCAGACCTCGTCGGTGGTTCTGCCGTCGGCTAGGGCGAGGATGACCTGGCTGGCGAGTTTGGGTACCTGCTCGGCGATGCCGAGCAGCGCGTCCTCGGTGCGGATCTCCCGCAGGGTCGGCGTGAGTGTCGATGCGATGCCGAGCCGGGCAAAGTCGGCGTCGGAGACCTGATCGAAGAAGCCTGGGCGATCGCGGGCGGCGGGCAGGCTGTCTCCGGTACGGAGCAGGACCTCCTGGATGGCACCGTGATCGTAGAACTCCACCCCACCGGTGACCTTGTTGACGTTCCACACGGTCTGGGCGGCGTAGGTGTAGGCGTCGTCGTGGGGTTTGATGCTGGCCAGGTAGAAGGTGGTGTGGTCGGGTCGCCACAGCACGGCCCGGAAGTTGTCGTTGACTCGCGCGGTCCAGACCCGCTTGTCGTGGGCGCCGTGTGGCTGCTTGAGGTTCAGGCCGGCGGCGTCGGGGTCCTTGCGGAGCTTGAGCATGAAGTCGACGACGCGGCGTTGGATGGTGGCGTCGAGGTTCTGGTACGCCTTGTCGAAGGTGTCCGCGAACAGGACGTTGACCTTAGCCACGCGCTGACTCCAACTCTCTGATCAGTTCCGTGATCTCTGGTTCGGCGTCGGGGCCGGCGTGGTGGATGCGCCAGCCGGCGTGGGCGTAGGCGTCGTCCCGTTCGACGTTGTCGTCGACGGCGACGCCGATCCGTGCGTCGGGCCAGGCCAACTCGACCATCCATGCCTCGTCGCCGAGTTCGTAGCCGATTTGGGGCAGGGGTGCGCGTGCGTGGGCCAGCGCGGTCAGGAGGTGTTCCACCAGCGGCGAGGACAGGTCGATCGCGTCGGCCCAGGGTGCGGGCAGCGTGGGTTCGGCTGCCGCTGGCAGGTTGGCGGCGAGTACCGGCACCCGGTGGGGGTCGACAAGCGCGGACTGCGACCAGGCGGTCTGTTCGAAGTAGCTGCCGGGGCCGGCGATGAACTGCAGCAGGTTTGACCAGGCCAGCCACTGCGCCCACCGGTCCCGGTGCTCCTGGTCGGCCAGGGCGGTGGGCCGGTCGTCGAGGCACGCGAACACCGACCAGGCCATCGGGTCCTGTCTGCCCAGCCTGGTTCGGCGGTTGTCGCGGATGCCCACGATGCGGCAGCCAGCTGGGGTAGCCGCGACCAGCCCCACCGCTTCGGCCTGACCCGCGGGTGCCCCGGGCATCGTGGCGTCGCCGGTGACGAGGCCGGGGAGCCGGTCGGCGATGGCCGTCCGGTCGACCGGCCCGGCCGCACCCATCGTGGTTAGTCCGGCCAGCAGTGAGACCGCGCGCCGGGCCCATGTGTGCGGGTCGGGGCTTTCCAGGAACGACAGCAGTGCCTCGACCGGGTTGGCCAGGGCGATGTCCAGTGGCCCGGCGGCGTGGTTCTCCTTCAGCGTGTGGGTGAAGTAGTGGTCGCGGGCCTTGGTTAGGGCACGATCGGTCAGCAGTACCGGACGGGGGGCTTGGGCGTCGAGGCTCTTCTCGACGCAGGCAGCCCAGGATCGGACGTCGTCCCAGGTCAGCTGCCACACCAAGGTGCCGTCGTCGCGTAGCGACGCGCGTTTGGCGGCGTCGGCGGCGATTTCGTTGTTGTCGGCGCTGGCGTGGAAGGTGTAGCCGTCGAGGAAGATCGCGATTTTCGTCCCGTTGTCGGCGGTCAGCAGGTAGTCGGGTTCGCTCCGCACCGCGCCGCCCTGCACCACATGGTCGCGCATCCGCCACCGCACCGCTGGACCGTGCTCGGGTTTGAGCTTCAGCTCGAACTCCACCCCTCGGGAGCCGGCGCGGGATACCAGCGAGAACCGGTCGCGCGCCGCCGGATCGTCCTGGGACTTGTCGGCTTTGGCCCGTAGCGTCTCCACGAACAGCCGCTCCAACTCGCTGTCGGCTAGGGCGTCGATCTGGATGTCGGCGAGGGTCCGAATCTCCTCAGGCTGCCAACCCTCCAGGATCCCGGTGAGTAGTTCGGCCGCGGTCTCCTTGGAGACCAGTTCGTGCTGGCTGGAGGCGACGAATGGCAGCAGGCAGCGGTGGCAGGGCTGGCGGTCCTCCTTGCCGCATGGGCAGCTCTGGATGTGCGTGAGCGCCAGTCGCAGGACCTGCTCCATCGCGTCGGCGTTGGCGAGGTTCTCCAGGTAGCCGGTGCCGCCAGGCATGGTGTCATGCAAGACGAGGAACTGTCGGGGTGTGTCCCGGTCGTCGCCGGGCATGGTGGCCATGACCGCCCGCAGGTGGTCGGGTTCGCCACCGAAGTATTTGGTGATCCCCACCATCAGCGCGGCCTGGAACGATACCGCTCGTTTGGGTACCAGCGTCGTGGAGAACGGCAGCAGCAGCCGTAACGCGTGGGTGCGCAGCTCGTGTCCGGTGGCCAGGGTGACGGTGTCCTCCCGGTGCACACCCAGCTCACGCTGCGGGCACCACCGGGCGTGACGGGTGCCGATCCGGCGGGCCTGCCGGTCGTACGCCTGCGGATGCACTCCCTGCACCGCGCCGCAGTATCGGCAGGCATGGAAGCCTGGGGTCTTTACCGTGTGGCCTGCGATGTCGAAGTCCGAGCCGGGCACCCCGTCTGGGCCGAAGTTCACCTCCCGGATCACCGCTTCCCGGGCGAACTCCACCCCGAAGAACCGGTTGGCGTTGCGCCACGCCCGCAGCCCTTGGGGCTGCAGCGGGTCGATATCCACGAGCGTCACTGTCACGTACCGCCGCCGGTCGCGCTCGTCGCGGTCGTCGGTGATCCGCGCGTCCTCGCGGCGTTCACGGGCCCGGGTGCGTTCGGGCACCAGCACCTGCCGGGCGGAGGCGGCCCGGTCGGCGATTCCCCCGTCCTTGCACCGGGGGCAGCGTTGCAGCACCACCTCGGCGCCTTCGGTCAGCACATACCCACAGGCCCGGCAGAACCGCCACGTCGTGTAGGCGGCCCGTTGTGGGGTGCCGACGTCCAGGCCGTCGATGATGTACTTCGACCCGTCGGCGTGGAAAGTGTTACCTGGCGCCAGCTCGGTCAGGGCCAAACCCGCGCCCCGGCCGTACTCGGTCTCGGTCTCCTGGAACTCCCCGTCGGGATCCTTCCACCACAGTGCCGCGTCCAACCACGTCGGGTCATCATGCAGGGTGTAGTTGGGCAGCAACCCGAGCCGCACCAACGCGTTGACCGAGTTCTCCTTGACCAGACTGTCCAGTCTGCGCCGGACCGCCTTCAGCTCGGCGAACAGAGCCCGCCGGTCGTCGCGGCGGTCGGAGTCAGTGGTGTCGATGGGAATCGCATCGAACGCGGCGTTGATACCAGCCAGCCGCTGCTGCAACTCCTCACGCCGCCGCCGCCACGCACTGACCGCCTTACCGACCTCGACCTCGATCCCCTCTTCCGCGAACTTCTCAACCGCGCGGCGGGCATCATCGCCAATGTCCGGGAACAACGCGATGAACGCGGCCGACAGCACACCGTGTCGAGCGGCGGACACATCGAGCAGCCGGCGGAGCCATCCTCCCGCATCGTCCAGGCCCGACTGGAACAGCTCCCCGATCCACCTCGGCATCGGCGCGCCCGGCGCGGCGGTGCCGTCCCAGAGCGAGCGGTCTGCCGCCCGGTCGAACAGGTACGCCAGATAGTGCCGACGCAGGATCTCCACCGCGTCCAGGTAGCAGGCCGGTGGCACGATCCGCCCGGCCAGCATCGCCGCCGGCCGGTGCAGGTAGTACTGGTTACGGGCCCGCCGCGGCACGAACGCCATCACCAGAGCGTTGCCTGTTGCCCGCCCAGCCCGGCCGATGCGCTGGGCGTAGTGCGCCGGCCCCGGGGGCATCGAGGTCAGCAGCACCGCCGACAAGTCGCCGATGTCGATGCCCAGCTCCAAGGTGGGCGTGCAGGTGAGCACGTTCGGATCAAAGGGGTGGGTGCGGTGTTTGAAGGATCGTTCGACCTGCTGCCGCTTGGGTTTGCTCAGCGCCCCGGTGTGCTCGGCGGTGAGCACGTCGCCGGGGCGGTCTCGGTGATACAGCCGCCGGTAGAAGTCGTCACCTGACCGGGTACGGACGTCCTGGACGAACCGGCCAGGGCACCGGAACCGCAGGCACGGCATCCCCACCCACGCCTGCAACGACCCCGGAGCGACGGTCTGCCGCCAGGTGCACTCCGAGCACCGCACCCCGTACGCGGCCACCTCCTCGGCCGCCTCACCGTGGACCAGCGAATGCACCTGAATCCGCCTAGGCGTCAACGCGTACACGGTGGCGCCGTTGCCCGCGTACCGCGTGTCGACCAGACCCTGCTGGGCGAAGACCGCGAACGCCAGGGTGTTCAACCGCGCGGCCTCATCCGGACTACCGGTGACGGTGCGCTGCGCCCAGTCGGTCAGCCAGGTCGCCGTACGCCCCCGGGCCAGGTTGTCGAACCCGGTGTCCCCATGCCCTCCATTGATCATGAAAATCGGGGCGGCCAGCCCTCGGGGAAAGGCTGGCATGCCGGTGGGGCGCCCACCCCAGATCGGCCACCGGCGTGCACCGGCCTGCCCCACATACAGGTCAAGCCACGGATGGAAGATCGCGCCGCGTAGCCGCATCCGCTCCAACAGTCCTCGGGCATACCCGAGGTAGGCCCGTTCGTCGGCTGGGAGCGTCACCGTTCCCGGGATTCGCCGGTGCGCGTTCTTCAACTCAGTGACCAGTTCATCCGGATCCGGGATGTGGATGTCGACGGCGGCGGTGCGGGTGAGCTCCAGGGTGCGACCAATGCGCGACCGCAGCCCGAACTCCAGCTGGGTCTGAAACACCAGCCGATCCTGCAGCATCTCCATCGCGCTGGTCACCAGCTCCCCGTCGAGCAGGCGCAGTACCTCAGGGTTCTCCCGCAGGTCCGGTGGGATCAACGACGCCAACCGATCCCGGTCGGAGGTCTTCTCATGTTCGGCCACCGCCGACTCGGCCGCGTCCATAGCCAGGTCATGTACCGCCACCGGTACGTCAGCGCGCAGGTTGGCCGTCAGCAGGCCGCGAAACGTGAAACCGAACGAACGGTGGGCGATGAACCCGGCCCGGTGGGTGGCGTCCTGGACCGCGTCGGTGAACGCCAACAGCTTGCGCTCGCCATCGGCGAGGTGTCGCTCCGAGAACAACTGCGTCGTGGTCACCGACGCCAGGGTCGCGGTCCCCGCACCGAGGAACCGCATCCCGTCGTCCAGACCGCAGGACGGGCAGGTGTCGTCGTCGCCCTGCGGGACCGCCCCCACCACCGTGATGACCGGCACCGTCCGGTCGGTCGGGTTCGCCAGCAACTGGCGGCCTTCCCCGTCCAGGTGCAGCACATGCGGATCGTGCTCGCTGGCCCGCATCATCCACCGGATCCGGCTCTCGCGGCGGCCGGCCGCCCGGTAGATCTCCAGCGGGCGGGTCCTCAGGTCCCGCCAGTCCAACGCGGCGTCCTTCGACAGCGCCGCCCACCCGGACTGGCCACAGTGCCGGCAGTACACCGCGGGCAGGTGGCAGCGCAGTGCCGCCGGGGGCGGCGCCGACGTGTCGGTGTCCGGGTCCTCGGCCGCAGCGTCGCGGTCGTTCGACCGGTACACGGCCAGGTTCAACCAGTTGGGTCGGCTGTCCCCGGTCGGCCCATCATCATCGAACCAACGAAAGTGCGGCTCGTAGGTGGCCGCTCGGATCACCCGCCGAATCTCCCGCACCCACAGTTGCGCCTCCACCTTCATCAGCGGACGCAGCCTGCCCTCCCGATCCGCGGTGCGCGCGACCGAGACCAGAGCCAGCAGCCGCATCAACGCCGCAGCGAACTCCGGCTTCGGCGCGTCCGTCCGCGACGGCGCCCACGCCCGCCCACCGCCGTGCACCGCGAACGGCTTCGCGATCTGCCCGATCGTCAACGGCGCGTGGGCCGCCGACTCCAGCAGCGCCTTCACCAGGATGTGATGGCGCAGCCGCTCACCCAACGCCACCGGGTCCCGCGCGTCGATCCCGACCGTCATCCGCGCCACCTCGTCGAGGTCGGCCGGGTTCCCCAGCGGATCAGCGATGGCCGCCAGCCGCTCCGGGGTCGGAAACGGCAGCTCGAAGTCGATCTCCCCGCAGAACTCCTCCGATGTCAGCCGGTCCTCACCGATCAGGGCGTCTAGGTCGAACTTCACCCCGAACACCTGTTTGGCGAAGGTCAGCAGCTTGTCTCGATCGGCCTCGGCCGAGTGCTCACCTAGCCCTGGGTCCGCGGCCCCGTCGCTGGCGAGGGTCGCCGAGGTCGCGACGGGCGTGATCTGCCCCAGTGGCCTGCCCCGCTCGGCCAACCTCGTTGCCGCCCCCAACCGGCGCAGCAGCATCGCCACGTCCGTGCCCTGCGCGCCGTCGTAGGTGTGGAACTCATCAAGAACGACATACCGCAGCGACCGCTCCTGCCACAGCGGCAGATCCGGGCCTCGCTGCAACAACAGGTCCAGCATCTTGTAGTTGGTCAACAAGATGTCCGGCGGGTTCTCCCGAATCTCCTCCCGATCCCGCAGCACCCGGCTAACCGACAGGTCATCATCCAGACTCGACGAGCCGAAATCCCGCGCGTACGAGCTGGGGCTGCCATCCTCGTCGCCGCCCATACGGCCGCCACCGATATAGATCCCCGCCGTCACGTCCCGCAACGCCGGATCGCCGCTCAGCAGCTCGTCGATCCGCCGAGCCTGGTCATCGGCGAGCGCGTTCATCGGATACAGCAGCAGCGCCTTCACCCCACGCTGACCCTGCGCCCGAGCCCGGCGGCAATGGTCAAGCACCGGAATCAGAAACGACTCCGTCTTGCCCGAACCAGTCCCAGTGGTAACGATCGTGGGCTTGGGCAGCTGCCCCTTCGACGACAACCGCAGCCACGCCCTCTCCTGATGCAGGAACGGCTCAAACCCAGCAGGAAACCAGTCCAGAACACGACGATAGATGCCGGTCGCCGGCTTGAACCCCGGCCGCACCCGCAGATACGGCCCGCGAAACACACCCGTGCGCTCGTCGTTGAGAAACGACTCCAACACATCGTGGACATCATCGTCAGCCAGGGCGAACGCCGTCGTCAGATACTGAACCAGGCTGCCCTTAAGATCCTCAACCGCCAACGACGGGATCACGGCTCTACCACATCCGGATACTCCCCGGCATCCAACCGACGCTGAAACTCCTCATAGGCGCGGGTCATCTCCGCCTCCCGATCAGGCTTCACCCAACCGGCCGGGATCTCCGGCCCCGGCGCACCTGTCAGCTCCGCCTTCTTCCACGCCTTCACGATCGCCGCCTCAGCCTCCGTCTGCCGAACCCCACGATTGTGGGTCTCCGCACCGATCTTGTGCCCATCAGGCGCGAAGAACATCTCCCACTCGTACTTGCGCAACACCGCGAACTGCGACCGATACATCGCGCAGAGCTGCTCGGCGGTCAACCCCAGCATCAGCGCAACAAGGGCGTCAAGCTCCACCAAAGCGAGGCGACGATCATAGTCGGTCCGCAACGGTGTGGACGTCGCCCATCCCGGCCCGATCCCACCCAACAGTGTGCGGCCCAACGCCGGATCCGCCCATCGGTCAGCCAACCACGCCTCGTCGAACAATCCCTCCCACAACGGCGCGTAGTCCCGTGTCAAACAGTTCAACCGCAACGTCCGCAACAACAATGGCCGCGTCAACACATGCGCCAGTGGCGCCGGAAACTGCAGAGCCACATCCATCTGGATGTCCTCTTTACCTGATACCTTACAAATGAAGTCGAACGGAAGTGACGCCCAGAGTCCGGCGGTGGTTGCAGTCTTGCGAGTGCTCTCCATTGCTAGAGTACAAACCGTATGGACATGCGTTGGGCCGGGAAGCAGTAACGCCGCATGGTGAGTCCGCTCAGTTCCCGGATCAACCCGCTTGCGCCACGCCACGCGCCAGTAATGGGAGGCCGGCCTATCGCCCCACATTCGCTGCATTGAAGTAAATTCGGCAGGATCGCAGATGCGCATATGATTTGTCCTAGGGATAACAGTCTCCGGCAACGAGACGAGATCCCACTCGGCGTAGTCCTTATTGCTACGGCAGCCCTCGTTTGGCTGCTTTGCAAATGGCGTACCAACCGTGAAGTGTGGCCCCTGAAGGATCGCGTCATCCCAACCATCAGGAAAGGAGGACTTTTCCGCAATCGCGTTTCGCTTGCGCGCGACACCTTCCTCGATTCCACGCGTCCACCAGTACGGACTAAAGCCAAGTCTGCGAGGAAATTGACTTATTGTTCGTATTGCCTCGTTGTCATCCACAGTCAAGGGGCGCAATCCTCGGGCCTGACCCGCAGGGGTTCCTTCGGGGTCGGCGAATGCGGCCCAGTCCCGGAGAGTCGAAGCTGTAACGCTAATAACACGAGACCAATGTGGTCTCGTGTCCCACCCGCCAGAGGGGTTCTGGATCCCAGGAACGGGTGCGTCTATGTCACCTTTATAGTCGATCGAGCCATCGATCATACTCGGGTGGATAAGTCTAGCCATCTGAACGAATTTGATACTGCGCGGCGAGCCGTAGACGTTGATGCCAAACTTTCGATTATTATTGACCTCCTCAAAGAGGAGGACATTGTTACCGAATTGAAAATGACGACGTAGCCGAGGGTAAATCTCTGCACGAAATTCGCCGCCGGCAGGATCAGCAAAATGCTGTTCCTCGTGAATGAGAGCGCAGATTCCATCCGCCCGCATGCTGCGCCACGTTCTCTCGATGAAGTTCGTATAGAGATTAGTTTGTATGCCCGAGAGAATCCGATGCTCGACCGAGGATCCCAGTTGTTCATTCAAGCCCGCCCAAGAGTTCAGGTCGGCTAGGTATCCGCGAGTCGTCGCTACATCAGCAAGGACTTCCCCACGACGGCGGTTGAACGCAGCCTCAGGAATCTTGTCTTGAAGGGAGAACCAAGGCTCGAACTCGGAGAGGGCGAGTTTATCGTCCCAGACTGGCCGCACCCAAGGAGGGTTACCAACTTGGAGGTCGAAGCCGCCTCTGGCGAAGATTTGAGCAAAACCGAGCTCCCAATGGAAGAAGCCCTCCCGGTTAGCGATCTCATCGAGAACTGCCCACCAGCCAAAGCGTCGGTCGACCGCAATTTCCTTCATCGCCATACAATGAGCAAAAGACCGATCAAGGTTGTCCTCGACGGCGAGCTGATGAAATTCCTTATCTGCACCAAAGAGACCGAGTGGATCGTCTAGCCCCGCATGGGAATCTCGCTTTCTCGGGTTGCTTCGGTCGGCCTTTGGCGGCTGGATGCCGAGAACGGCTTCGCAGAAGGAGAGCCATTCGTCGAGTGTCGGTGGGGCGATGTCGGTGCCCTGGCCGACGGGCCAGAACCATAGGGCGCACCAGGCATCCATGACGGTCTTCAGGCGGTTGTAAGGGGATTCGCGGTCCTCGTACAACGCCTTGGTGATCTCGTCTCGGCTGACCACGCCGGACGCTGGCTGCGGCAGCGGCCGGGTGGGGTCGAGGCCCCAGACGTCGATGGTGCGGCGGATCTCCTGCTCGGAGATGGCGATCCGCTTTCGGGTCAGCTCCCACAGGCGTTCGACCCGCCGGGCTAGCGCTAGGAGTCGGTCCTTGGTCTTCTTGTCGCTGGGCAGGGTGCGGATCGCCTGGCGCCACTTCCTCAGTGCTTCGCGCTCGTCCGGTACGAGTTCCCTGGCCTGGAGGGCGTCGACCACAGCGCCCCAGCCCTCGGCGGGCAGCAAAAAGTGGTGGATCTCGTCGTCGGTGAGGCGGTCGATGACCTGGCCATCGGCGTCGCAGGCCATCGGCCGGTCGGTCGGTGGGGTGGTTCGCCAGGCACCGCGCTTCAACAGTTCGGTGCGGTAGACGGCGCGGCGGGCACCGATGAGGGAGTTTCCTCGTCTCAGGTGCAGGCCGAACCAGGGGGCTTCGAGCTTCTCGTGCATGACGTTGAGCCAGATCGAAACCTCGGCCAGCTCGACGGCGGTGGCGTTGAGGTCGACGCCGTAGCAGTTGTGCAGGGCAAGGTATGCCTTGACCTTCTGCCGTTCGATTTCCCGCTGGTCTGGCAGGAGCTTCTCGCCGCGTTCGTGCTGGGCTCGGTCGAGGTAGGCGTCGGCGAGTTGGTTGATGGCCTCGTTGAGGAACGCCCCGGAGCCAAGCGCCGGCTCGCAGATGGTGAGGTCGAGGATGTCCCGGGCGGTCGTCTCGTCGGTGAGTAGTTCGGCGAGGGCGTGTTTGACGGTGCACTGGGTGAGGACTTCGGGGGTGTAGTAGGAGGCGGAGCGTTGCCGTTCCCGCCCGGAGAGCCGGTAGACGAACGAACCCTTACGGTGGACGACCCGCTCCAGGTCGCCGGTGATCGGGTTGGTTCGCAACACGAAGTACTTCGGGTGGTAGTCGCTGGCCTGGCGGACCGGGACGATCCAGGTGCCCTTGGACGGGTCTGCCTTCTCTTTGTCCTCCCCGTCGGCGGTCTTCCCGGTGGCTTTGATGGTCTTGGCGACCTCGTAGACGTCCTCGGGGGCGAAGAACCCGGTGTAGGACATCAGCCCCTCGTACACGGCGCCGAGCTGGTTGATGCCGAGCTGGGCGTAGGAGATGAAGCCCCGCTGACCCGAGGAGCGTCCCTGCCCCCGACCGCGCCCGGTCTGCTCTGGGGTAAGCATGAGCAGGTTGAGAACCTGCCAGAGACACTTGTTGCGCAGCCGTGTGTCGACGGTGTGCTGCCCGACCCGTACTCGCTGCCCGATCAGCTCGGTGCGCTCGGGATGGAACAGGTCCGACTTCAGCGCCTCGAACCGGATGCCGTCAGTGTCGACGGCGACTTCGTTGCCGTCCTCGTCGTAGACGGGGACCTCGTCCGGGCGGTGCCGGCGGTGCCCCTCGTCGACGAGCGTGAACAGCAGGCTCAGGCAGTGGTGGAAGTACAGGCCCTCCTCTGCCTCCTCCGGCAGGTCGTAGCTGACGGTGTCGGCGAGCCTCGCCAGCCCGTAGCCTTGTTTGTATGCCTCGTTTCTGCTGGGCAGGATGCCCAGCTCTGGCCGGGCCTCGGCGTAGAGCAGGAACAGGATGCGGTAGAGGTAGCGCAGCGACTGCTCGGTCAGGCGGCGGGCGAGGGTGTCGCCCAGGTCGTCGGGGTCGGCGCCCTGCTCGCGGATCCGGTTGAGGATCTCCTGGGCGATCAGTTCGACGGACTGGCGCAGCGCC includes:
- a CDS encoding type II restriction endonuclease subunit M → MAFNSITNYGEYISDHYLTSLLKNDLEGLRKRWRDAQKTSAASGAPVAEVPASSAQGIKALGQHFFTRRNQITEQLGETPTVEALTDPRIVEQVRDLNDAVLRALAFNAPATDESPSTAWLRHTTLDVVQLDQHRQVPVALAVTGAGGLELVALDATWADDAEGIVDAIGGCRLLSPIKLDGDDGMEHAGKAIEFLFACEDPPRYVLLLAGNVVLLADRGAWPRGYLAVNLTQALHTKDDTPGGELETIAALFGAESLLTFDGQSALAALVDQSYKHSVKVSKELREALRQSVELIAQEILNRIREQGADPDDLGDTLARRLTEQSLRYLYRILFLLYAEARPELGILPSRNEAYKQGYGLARLADTVSYDLPEEAEEGLYFHHCLSLLFTLVDEGHRRHRPDEVPVYDEDGNEVAVDTDGIRFEALKSDLFHPERTELIGQRVRVGQHTVDTRLRNKCLWQVLNLLMLTPEQTGRGRGQGRSSGQRGFISYAQLGINQLGAVYEGLMSYTGFFAPEDVYEVAKTIKATGKTADGEDKEKADPSKGTWIVPVRQASDYHPKYFVLRTNPITGDLERVVHRKGSFVYRLSGRERQRSASYYTPEVLTQCTVKHALAELLTDETTARDILDLTICEPALGSGAFLNEAINQLADAYLDRAQHERGEKLLPDQREIERQKVKAYLALHNCYGVDLNATAVELAEVSIWLNVMHEKLEAPWFGLHLRRGNSLIGARRAVYRTELLKRGAWRTTPPTDRPMACDADGQVIDRLTDDEIHHFLLPAEGWGAVVDALQARELVPDEREALRKWRQAIRTLPSDKKTKDRLLALARRVERLWELTRKRIAISEQEIRRTIDVWGLDPTRPLPQPASGVVSRDEITKALYEDRESPYNRLKTVMDAWCALWFWPVGQGTDIAPPTLDEWLSFCEAVLGIQPPKADRSNPRKRDSHAGLDDPLGLFGADKEFHQLAVEDNLDRSFAHCMAMKEIAVDRRFGWWAVLDEIANREGFFHWELGFAQIFARGGFDLQVGNPPWVRPVWDDKLALSEFEPWFSLQDKIPEAAFNRRRGEVLADVATTRGYLADLNSWAGLNEQLGSSVEHRILSGIQTNLYTNFIERTWRSMRADGICALIHEEQHFADPAGGEFRAEIYPRLRRHFQFGNNVLLFEEVNNNRKFGINVYGSPRSIKFVQMARLIHPSMIDGSIDYKGDIDAPVPGIQNPSGGWDTRPHWSRVISVTASTLRDWAAFADPEGTPAGQARGLRPLTVDDNEAIRTISQFPRRLGFSPYWWTRGIEEGVARKRNAIAEKSSFPDGWDDAILQGPHFTVGTPFAKQPNEGCRSNKDYAEWDLVSLPETVIPRTNHMRICDPAEFTSMQRMWGDRPASHYWRVAWRKRVDPGTERTHHAALLLPGPTHVHTVCTLAMESTRKTATTAGLWASLPFDFICKVSGKEDIQMDVALQFPAPLAHVLTRPLLLRTLRLNCLTRDYAPLWEGLFDEAWLADRWADPALGRTLLGGIGPGWATSTPLRTDYDRRLALVELDALVALMLGLTAEQLCAMYRSQFAVLRKYEWEMFFAPDGHKIGAETHNRGVRQTEAEAAIVKAWKKAELTGAPGPEIPAGWVKPDREAEMTRAYEEFQRRLDAGEYPDVVEP